Proteins found in one Chrysiogenia bacterium genomic segment:
- a CDS encoding metallophosphoesterase family protein — protein MNKPFASLLAMIAAILLVPSLAMAGGDDPPQITLRVHPVVMNASTSSIDIMWENSEADPGKIRIGTQSNLSGAALLTDSRDIKIHKVTINGLQANRKYYYRIELANQSSPINSFTTSPASTNEPFRLVMLGDTRKGYGPEAWLLEAGEDDDHRAVQQAALNRAPDVYLNSGDFGFAGQDEDDVINFFKQEKQLLGNSVFYPVYGNHDFAWFFGLSDASLGTGNTYFDSYFMVPGNGAFDYYSFNYSNVHFLVINSNGCNSAETCADTFAPGTAQYAFIQSDLASAAGNPNVDHIVVSHHHPAVGAGGVDSEFNALFPLYTQYGVDTVVTGHVHNYERATKDGITYVVTGGGGSPLSGTDASSYTNAIAKELNFVVGDFTSAGASFTSYGVVGDDNTATWVLDSWNVQY, from the coding sequence ATGAACAAGCCTTTTGCAAGCCTGCTCGCAATGATCGCAGCAATCCTTTTGGTCCCGTCGCTGGCCATGGCCGGTGGCGACGATCCGCCCCAGATCACCCTGCGCGTCCATCCCGTTGTGATGAACGCCAGCACCAGCTCCATCGACATCATGTGGGAGAACTCCGAAGCCGACCCCGGCAAGATCCGCATCGGCACCCAGAGCAACCTCTCGGGCGCGGCTCTCCTCACCGACTCGCGTGACATCAAGATCCACAAGGTCACGATCAACGGCCTCCAGGCCAACCGCAAGTACTACTACCGCATCGAGCTGGCCAACCAGAGCAGCCCGATCAACTCCTTCACCACCTCGCCGGCCTCGACCAACGAGCCCTTCCGCCTGGTGATGCTCGGCGATACCCGCAAGGGTTACGGCCCTGAAGCCTGGCTCCTTGAAGCCGGTGAAGACGACGACCATCGCGCCGTCCAGCAGGCCGCTCTGAACCGCGCCCCCGACGTCTATCTCAACTCCGGTGACTTCGGCTTCGCCGGTCAGGACGAGGACGACGTCATCAACTTCTTCAAGCAGGAGAAGCAGCTTCTGGGTAACTCGGTGTTCTACCCCGTCTACGGTAACCATGACTTCGCGTGGTTCTTCGGCCTCTCCGACGCCAGCCTCGGTACGGGCAACACCTACTTCGACAGCTACTTCATGGTCCCGGGCAACGGCGCGTTCGACTACTACAGCTTCAACTACTCGAACGTCCACTTCCTGGTCATCAACTCCAACGGCTGCAACAGCGCCGAGACCTGCGCCGACACCTTCGCTCCGGGCACCGCCCAGTACGCCTTCATCCAGAGCGATCTGGCCTCGGCCGCGGGCAACCCGAACGTCGATCACATCGTCGTCTCCCACCACCACCCGGCCGTGGGCGCCGGCGGCGTCGACAGCGAGTTCAACGCCCTCTTCCCGCTCTACACGCAGTATGGTGTGGACACCGTCGTGACCGGCCACGTTCACAACTACGAGCGCGCCACCAAGGACGGCATTACCTACGTCGTCACCGGCGGCGGCGGTTCCCCGCTCTCGGGCACCGACGCGAGCAGCTACACCAACGCCATCGCCAAGGAGCTGAACTTCGTGGTCGGCGACTTCACCAGCGCGGGCGCCAGCTTCACCTCCTACGGCGTAGTCGGCGACGACAACACCGCCACGTGG
- a CDS encoding tetratricopeptide repeat protein, whose product MRAFVSLVALLAVLLAAPVVRAQEAAETAAPARQALALDATEKAEFFDEGERLFVEGQKKELEGDIGAACEIYKRVGTEFPESISAASALFQCAFLHDQREYDVNTAAPMYRQVLERYPSSRVSKKAQIRLANLAPFEGKWAQMYTEIQRVLAEKEKVDIADFEDSLFGMLEKNPEYPGADQLLFFLARTSFKQKRYERSRKFFLQVIRSYPGTQSAAFAYKGLGDLEFLEGKYALSTTYYDAATAVAEDLGMPPPSPLQRRKAHLYVARYRVLLGVLSLMAVCGMGLIYLAPTRRPEFGALVRSWGTSSLQLLPLFGILYGIAWYLVSDSDPSSALNIIGHEPLFVAMIYALVCVSLFVGMVVLPGAEHRPGGKAIFWTAFPLLLLGANFCLYYWLDLTMYLEYSLLGMKPNG is encoded by the coding sequence GTGCGCGCCTTTGTGAGCCTGGTGGCCCTTCTGGCGGTGCTGCTTGCTGCGCCCGTTGTCCGCGCGCAGGAGGCGGCCGAGACCGCCGCGCCCGCGCGGCAGGCCCTGGCGCTGGATGCCACGGAAAAGGCCGAGTTCTTCGACGAGGGCGAGCGCCTGTTCGTCGAGGGACAGAAGAAGGAGCTTGAGGGCGACATCGGCGCCGCCTGCGAGATCTACAAGCGCGTGGGCACCGAATTCCCAGAGAGCATCTCGGCTGCGAGCGCCCTGTTCCAGTGCGCCTTTCTGCATGACCAGCGCGAGTACGACGTGAACACCGCCGCGCCCATGTACCGGCAGGTGCTCGAGCGCTACCCATCGAGCCGCGTGAGCAAGAAGGCGCAGATCCGCCTGGCCAACCTGGCACCTTTCGAGGGCAAGTGGGCGCAGATGTACACCGAGATCCAGCGCGTACTGGCGGAAAAGGAAAAGGTCGACATCGCCGACTTCGAGGACAGCCTCTTTGGCATGCTGGAGAAGAACCCCGAGTATCCGGGCGCCGACCAGCTTCTGTTCTTCCTGGCGCGCACGAGCTTCAAGCAAAAGCGCTACGAACGCTCACGCAAGTTTTTCCTGCAGGTCATTCGCAGCTATCCGGGCACCCAGTCGGCGGCCTTCGCCTACAAGGGGCTGGGTGATCTCGAGTTCCTCGAAGGCAAGTACGCCCTCTCCACGACTTACTACGATGCAGCGACGGCGGTGGCCGAGGACCTCGGGATGCCGCCGCCCAGCCCGCTCCAGCGGCGCAAGGCCCACCTCTATGTGGCGCGCTACCGGGTGTTGCTGGGCGTGCTTTCCCTGATGGCGGTGTGCGGCATGGGGCTCATCTATCTGGCGCCCACGCGCAGGCCGGAGTTCGGCGCGCTGGTGCGCTCCTGGGGGACGAGCTCCCTGCAACTCCTGCCCCTGTTCGGAATCCTCTACGGCATTGCCTGGTATCTGGTCTCGGACTCCGATCCCTCCAGCGCGCTCAACATCATCGGGCATGAACCACTCTTCGTGGCGATGATCTATGCGCTGGTGTGTGTGTCCCTGTTCGTGGGGATGGTCGTGCTGCCCGGAGCCGAGCACCGGCCCGGCGGAAAGGCGATCTTCTGGACGGCCTTTCCGCTGCTGCTGCTTGGCGCGAATTTCTGCCTGTACTACTGGCTCGATCTGACAATGTATCTCGAATACTCCCTGCTGGGAATGAAACCCAACGGATAG